The following proteins are encoded in a genomic region of Pyrus communis chromosome 11, drPyrComm1.1, whole genome shotgun sequence:
- the LOC137708640 gene encoding CSC1-like protein At3g21620: MATLNDIAVAAAINILTAFAFFLAFAILRIQPVNDRVYFPKWYLKGLRCSPFGGVSKFVNLDFRSYAKFLNWMPAALQMPEPELVDHAGLDSAVYLRIYLTGLKFFVPIAFLAYAVMVPVNWTNSTLKNSTVVYSNIDELSISNVPLGSHRFWTHLVMAYAFTIWTCYILKTEYEKVATMRLHFLASERRRPDQFTVLVRNVPPDPDETVSQLVEHFFLVNHPDHYLTHQVVYNASKLSELVNEKKKIQNWLDYYQLKFSRNSSKRPSKKTGFLGLWGKRVDAIDFYTSETERLSKEISLERDKITSSPKSIMPAAFVSFRTRWGAAVCAQTQQSRNPTIWLTEWAPEPRDVYWDNLAIPYVTLTIRRLVAAVAFFFLTFFFMIPIAFVQSLANIEGIEKAAPFLKPIIEVKFIKSFIQGFLPGIALKIFLIFLPSILMVMSKFEGFSSVSALERRSATRYYIFQFVNVFLGSIITGTAFQQLDEFIHQSANEIPKTIGVSIPMKATFFITYIMVDGWAGIAGEILRLKPLIIYHLKNFFLVKTEKDREEAMDPGTLGFNTGEPQIQLYFLLGLVYAVVSPILLPFIIVFFALAYVVYRHQIINVYNQEYESAAAFWPDVHGRIITALIVSQLLLMGLLSTKEAAQSTPLLIILPVLTIWFHRFCKGRYEPAFIRHPLQEAMMKDTLEHTREPNLNVKGFLQNAYIHPVFKGEDDSENKAPAQEFEKEPAVVLTKRSSRRNTQMPSKYSGSSSASIPEDDTQKMIP, from the exons ATGGCGACACTGAATGATATCGCAGTTGCAGCAGCTATCAATATTCTCACTGCATTTGCTTTCTTTTTGGCGTTTGCCATACTTCGAATTCAACCCGTCAATGATAGGGTCTACTTTCCAAAATGGTATCTTAAAGGGTTAAGGTGTAGTCCGTTTGGCGGAGTAAGCAAGTTTGTGAATCTGGACTTCAGATCGTATGCGAAATTCTTGAATTGGATGCCTGCTGCATTACAAATGCCAGAACCTGAGCTAGTTGACCATGCAGGGTTGGACTCTGCGGTTTACTTGAGGATCTACTTGACAGG GCTAAAATTTTTTGTTCCCATCGCATTCCTAGCCTATGCAGTCATGGTTCCAGTCAATTGGACTAATAGCACCCTAAAGAATTCAACTGTGGTATACAGCAACATAGATGAGCTCTCCATCTCAAATGTTCCTCTTGGATCTCATAG ATTTTGGACTCATTTAGTAATGGCCTATGCTTTTACAATTTGGACATGCTACATATTGAAAACAGAGTACGAGAAAGTTGCAACAATGAGGTTGCATTTTCTTGCATCAGAACGGCGGCGCCCTGATCAGTTCACA GTACTGGTTAGAAATGTGCCACCAGATCCCGATGAAACAGTTAGTCAGCTCGTGGAACATTTTTTTCTGGTCAACCATCCAGACCACTATCTCACTCATCAG GTGGTTTACAATGCAAGTAAACTTTCTGAATTAGTCaatgagaagaagaaaattcagaATTGGCTTGACTACTATCAACTTAAATTTTCTAGAAATTCATCTAAAAGACCATCGAAGAAG ACTGGATTTCTTGGTCTTTGGGGTAAACGGGTGGATGCAATTGATTTTTATACATCTGAGACTGAGAGGCTATCAAAAGAA ATATCCTTGGAGAGAGATAAGATTACAAGTAGCCCTAAATCTATCATGCCAGCAGCTTTTGTTTCCTTCAGAACTCGATGGGGTGCCGCTGTTTGTGCACAAACTCAACAATCCAGAAACCCAACTATATGGTTGACTGAGTGGGCTCCAGAACCCCGTGATGTTTATTGGGATAACTTGGCTATCCCCTATGTTACATTGACAATTAGGAGGCTTGTAGCTGCCGttgctttcttcttcctcaccttCTTTTTTATGATCCCCATTGCATTTGTACAGTCCCTTGCAAACATTGAGGGTATTGAGAAAGCAGCCCCCTTCCTAAAGCCCATTATTGAAGT GAAATTCATAAAATCATTTATCCAAGGTTTCCTGCCTGGAATTGCTTTGAAGATTTTTCTTATATTCCTTCCCTCTATATTGATGGTAATGTCCAAATTTGAAGGTTTCAGTAGCGTATCAGCTCTAGAGAGGAGATCGGCTACTAGATATTATATTTTCCAATTTGTCAATGTATTTCTTGGGAGCATAATCACTGGAACTGCATTTCAACAACTAGATGAATTCATTCACCAATCTGCCAATGA GATCCCGAAGACAATTGGTGTTTCAATTCCAATGAAGGCAACCTTCTTTATCACTTATATAATGGTTGATGGGTGGGCCGGAATTGCTGGGGAGATTCTAAGGTTGAAACCCTTGATTATATATCACCTGAAGAATTTCTTCTTGGTGAAGACTGAAAAGGATAGGGAAGAGGCCATGGATCCCGGAACCCTTGGTTTCAACACCGGTGAACCTCAAATACAACTATATTTCTTACTTGGCCTTGTTTATGCTGTGGTGTCACCAATCCTACTTCCGTTCATAATAGTATTCTTTGCCCTGGCATATGTTGTTTATCGTCATCAG ATTATAAACGTCTATAATCAAGAGTATGAAAGTGCTGCGGCATTCTGGCCTGATGTCCACGGGCGCATCATAACGGCACTAATTGTCTCACAACTGCTGCTGATGGGATTGTTAAGCACAAAAGAAGCTGCTCAGTCAACTCCACTGCTCATCATACTCCCAGTGTTGACCATATGGTTCCATAGATTCTGCAAAGGCCGTTACGAACCTGCTTTCATCAGACATCCCTTGCAG GAAGCAATGATGAAGGATACATTAGAACACACAAGAGAGCCTAATCTGAACGTGAAAGGCTTCCTTCAAAATGCGTACATCCACCCAGTTTTCAAGGGTGAAGATGACAGCGAGAACAAGGCACCTGCCCAGGAATTTGAGAAGGAACCCGCAGTTGTCCTAACAAAACGCAGTTCTCGAAGGAATACACAAATGCCCAGCAAATATAGCGGTTCTTCATCAGCATCCATACCCGAGGACGATACTCAGAAGATGATCCCTTGA